A part of Aegilops tauschii subsp. strangulata cultivar AL8/78 chromosome 2, Aet v6.0, whole genome shotgun sequence genomic DNA contains:
- the LOC109738400 gene encoding serine/threonine-protein kinase TIO, with translation MGVEDYHVVELVGEGSFGKVYKGRRKYSRQTVAMKFILKHGKSDKDIHNLRQEIEILRKLKHENIIEMIDAFETPQEFCVVTEFAQGELFEVLEDDKCLPEEQVQAIAKQLVKALHYLHSNRIIHRDMKPQNILIGKGSIVKLCDFGFARAMSANTVVLRSIKGTPLYMAPELVREQPYNHTADLWSLGVILYELFVGQPPFYTNSVYALIRHIVKDPVKYPDNMSANFKSFLKGLLNKLPQSRLSWPALLEHPFVKDDSMDLVADTQSTPFEVKRSEATRKADEIQTSKNQPSAAEPPSRNAANNTDGDHDKQKSSKKDGPTSTTDDHHGSSPGAISDAPSERTALDKLEKTSQTVNGASSIIGDSAVLSTVLSPIKNWLSNPPSSPRELHIDGANQSLRIVKNLIEAGSYQSCAALDDIICLFLEFTSLIIRMKLSGAYSLAVKCLAIARKLLDTSEGAVLNSYGRHWSSLCDLYSQILASTVDPSGRISRESTACLALMLSRVISVLKASISSESPNPVEESLVNIIDHARKSQLLELLCECLIASGSDIISGSTNMVPAACEACKAIWYLAHAVDIVSLGAHNFSFPLASSWRQGHSKLDGKMQEQDSLPDSNSSSLINIFVKSFLASRPMQIAVYHCLHNGLESAIHASLQLIARACLLNLSFCAIMCGPMNSSPEANEIEYGGDGTIVSDMFSLLSLCGSYLNKESKQNSNQKCKLSNPHALVVHCCLALATIAACLKSEGKSSASIILTSSHKKQRSRLSVLAHLSSADDTVKSCLQPHCAAATLALSTLISLENGGQTRSSLCETALALFPRMATLHTLLKLWLSDGSEELCRYNAGLLNLFGLRDGSIGLLETRLKWGGPLAVEQACSVGIPQLLIRLLTDGFSREPSDGKEVLTHRSGLSPLGVAWTLSALSQCLPGGVFREILYKREHLKLLTDMLSDMHLKVLAAWTGLGGGKKGVRELINSVVDILAFPFVAVQSSPNMPSTSASINSGFLLNIGSPGGRIGTENKEMLKTIEHNMPQYFQVLLEVGVPGCILRCLDNLNMEDISRPLAIVAKMVGYRPLALQLLREGLLNPSRVAKLLKGPLAKETLLDFLMIISDLARMSKDFYEPINKAGMVEYLKNFLSNEDPDIRAKACSAIGNMCRHSPYFYGPFAANKVIELVVDRCSDPDKRTRKFACFAVGNAAYHNDKLYEELRRSIPQLTKLLLAPEEDKTKGNAAGALSNLVRNSDVLCGDIVSQGAIQALLKMVSSYSAVALSPSRKDALTESPLRIVLFALRKMCDHTVCRLFLRSSELLPIIVHLRQSPDQTISEYASAIASKANQA, from the exons ATGGGGGTGGAGGACTACCACGTGGTCGAGCTCGTCGGGGAGGGGTCCTTCGGGAAGGTGTACAAGGGCAGGCGCAAGTACAGCCGACAG ACTGTCGCCATGAAGTTTATTCTTAAGCATGGGAAGAGCGACAAGGACATCCACAACCTAAGGCAGGAGATCGAG ATTCTGAGGAAGCTCAAACATGAGAATATAATTGAAATGATCGATGCTTTTGAAACCCCTCAGGAGTTTTGTGTCGTCACAGAGTTTGCCCAG GGAGAGCTATTTGAGGTGCTCGAGGATGATAAATGCCTTCCAGAAGAGCAAGTTCAAGCTATTGCTAAGCAGCTG GTAAAAGCACTCCATTACTTGCACTCCAATCGTATTATCCATCGGGATATGAAACCCCAGAACATCCTTATCGGGAAAGGATCTATTGTGAAG CTTTGTGATTTTGGGTTTGCTCGTGCGATGTCAGCTAATACTGTTGTGCTACGCTCTATAAAAG GAACGCCATTATATATGGCTCCAGAACTTGTGAGGGAGCAACCTTATAATCACACAGCAGATTTATGGTCCCTTGGGGTCATCTT ATATGAACTATTTGTGGGTCAACCCCCCTTTTATACAAATTCAGTTTACGCACTTATACGACACATTGTCAAG GATCCTGTGAAATATCCAGATAATATGAGTGCAAACTTTAAGAGCTTCTTAAAGGGTTTACTAAACAAG TTGCCTCAAAGTAGACTAAGCTGGCCAGCATTGTTGGAGCACCCGTTTGTCAAAGATGATTCAATGGATTTAGTGGCT GACACTCAATCCACACCTTTTGAAGTGAAAAGATCTGAGGCCACGCGGAAGGCTGATGAAATTCAAACATCAAAGAACCAACCTTCTGCTGCTGAACCACCAA GTAGAAATGCTGCTAACAATACAGACGGTGATCATGATAAACAAAAAAGCAGTAAAAAAGATGGCCCTACATCAACTACTGACGATCATCATGGTTCATCTCCTGGTGCTATTTCGGATGCTCCATCag AGCGTACAGCTTTAGATAAGCTGGAAAAAACTTCACAAACAGTGAATGGTGCTAGCAGCATTATTGGAGATAGTGCAGTCCTGTCCACTGTCCTCAGTCCCATAAAAAATTGGTTGAGCAATCCTCCAAGTTCCCCGAG GGAACTGCATATTGATGGTGCAAATCAGTCTCtcagaattgttaaaaatctaATTGAAGCTGGGTCTTATCAGTCTTGTGCAGCACTTGATGACATCATCTGTCTATTTCTAGAGTTTACAAGTCTCATTATCAGAATGAAGCTTTCAGGTGCTTACAGCCTTGCAGTGAAG TGTCTAGCTATAGCACGGAAGCTACTTGATACAAGTGAAGGTGCTGTGCTAAATTCTTATGGCAGACACTGGTCCTCTCTGTGTGATCTTTATTCACAG ATTCTGGCTTCCACTGTTGATCCATCTGGAAGAATATCTCGCGAGTCAACTGCATGTCTTGCTCTGATGTTATCCAGGGTTATCTCTGTGTTGAAAGCGAGCATCTCCTCTGAGAGTCCAAATCCAGTTGAAGAAAGTCTCGTCAACATTATAGATCATGCAAGAAAGTCACAGCTACTAGAACTCTTGTGTGAGTGTCTGATAGCTTCAGGTTCAGACATAATATCAGGTTCTACAAACATGGTACCGGCAGCATGTGAGGCATGCAAGGCCATCTGGTATCTCGCTCATGCTGTTGACATTGTGTCCCTTGGTGCACACAATTTTTCATTTCCATTAGCTAGCTCATGGCGACAAGGTCACTCAAAGTTGGATGGTAAAATGCAAGAGCAAGATTCATTACCAGATTCAAACTCCAGCAGTTTGATAAACATATTTGTCAAATCATTTCTGGCTTCACGGCCAATGCAGATTGCAGTTTACCACTGCTTGCATAATGGTTTAGAGTCAGCTATTCATGCTTCTCTTCAG CTCATTGCTAGGGCCTGCCTGCTGAATCTGTCTTTCTGTGCTATTATGTGTGGTCCAATGAATTCATCACCGGAGGCCAATGAAATAGAATATGGTGGAGATGGGACAATTGTATCTGATATGTTTTCACTGCTGTCGCTGTGTGGCTCATATTTGAACAAGGAGTCGAAGCAGAACAGTAATCAGAAATGCAAACTGTCCAATCCTCATGCCCTTGTAGTgcactgttgtcttgcattggCAACAATAGCAGCGTGTCTAAAGTCGGAGGGGAAATCTTCAGCATCAATTATTTTAACAAGTTCCCACAAGAAACAGCGGTCCCGGCTTTCTGTTCTTGCGCACCTCTCTTCAGCCGATGATACAGTGAAGAGTTGCCTGCAGCCACACTGTGCAGCTGCAACACTTGCACTGTCAACGCTTATTTCACTTGAAAATGGAGGGCAAACCAGATCTTCCCTATGTGAAACTGCCCTTGCTTTGTTTCCCCGTATGGCAACACTGCACACATTGCTGAAGCTTTGGCTATCTGATGGAAGTGAGGAACTTTGCAGATATAATGCTGGTTTACTGAATCTGTTTGGCCTTCGTGATGGGAGTATCGGGCTGTTGGAAACTAGATTGAAATGGGGTGGACCATTGGCTGTCGAGCAAGCCTGCTCAGTTGGTATCCCACAGCTCCTAATTCGTTTGCTTACCGATGGTTTCTCAAGGGAGCCTTCTGATGGGAAAGAAGTTTTAACACACCGCAGTGGATTATCACCGTTGGGAGTTGCCTGGACTCTTTCAGCTTTATCTCAATGCCTTCCTGGTGGCGTTTTCCGTGAAATTTTGTATAAAAGGGAACATCTAAAGCTGTTGACTGACATGCTGTCTGATATGCACCTCAAGGTTTTGGCAGCTTGGACTGGTCTTGGTGGTGGGAAAAAGGGAGTGCGGGAACTGATAAATTCAGTTGTTGATATTTTGGCATTTCCATTTGTCGCAGTGCAGAGTTCTCCAAACATGCCATCAACATCAGCATCCATCAATAGTGGTTTTCTCCTCAACATTGGATCACCTGGGGGAAGAATTGGTACTGAGAACAAGGAAATGCTCAAAACTATAGAGCATAATATGCCTCAATACTTTCAAGTTCTCCTAGAG GTTGGTGTTCCTGGTTGTATACTTCGCTGTCTTGATAATCTCAATATGGAAGACATATCAAGGCCCTTGGCCATTGTGGCCAAAATGGTGGGCTACCGTCCACTTGCGTTGCAGCTTCTAAGAGAAGGTCTTCTCAATCCTTCTAGAGTAGCAAAGCTACTCAAAGGTCCTCTTGCCAAGGAGACTTTGCTCGACTTCCTCATGATAATTTCTGATCTTGCACGCATGTCAAAG GACTTCTATGAGCCCATCAACAAGGCAGGCATGGTTGAATATTTGAAGAACTTTCTATCAAATGAGGACCCCGATATAAGAGCAAAAGCTTGCAGTGCCATTGGCAACATGTGCCGACACAGTCCCTACTTCTATGGTCCATTT GCAGCAAATAAGGTGATTGAGCTTGTAGTTGACAGGTGTTCTGACCCTGACAAGCGGACGCGGAAGTTTGCATGTTTTGCT GTAGGCAATGCTGCTTATCACAATGACAAGCTGTATGAAGAACTCAGACGATCTATACCTCAGCTCACAAAGCTACTTCTTGCTCCCGAGGAAGATAAAACCAAAGGCAATGCTGCAGGGGCCCTGAGTAATCTAGTCAGGAACTCTGACGTACTCTGTGGAGACATTGTATCCCAAGGCGCAATTCAG GCCCTACTGAAGATGGTCAGCAGCTACTCCGCGGTTGCTCTGAGCCCCAGCAGAAAGGATGCTCTGACCGAATCCCCACTAAGAATCGTGCTCTTCGCGCTGCGCAAGATGTGCGATCACACCGTGTGCAGGCTCTTCCTGCGGTCATCCGAGCTGCTCCCCATCATCGTGCACCTCAGGCAGTCGCCTGACCAAACGATCTCCGAGTACGCCTCCGCCATCGCTAGTAAAGCGAACCAAGCTTGA
- the LOC109738409 gene encoding uncharacterized protein — protein MVLKTSRRIHANRTSQPPAFLYPPSPSTLPPSARRHQPQFAGAAAAMGNLVSASAGGGKIVLPDGSVRALGGETVSVAELMVEHPRHFVVDARLAASGGGAKVAALPADHLLDGAGVYVVLPATRGRVSADEARRALTTSRLLARCRSMPASAQEQRGEAAPLLGGLGDQQPEFLSQELTRSGPWKPSLKTIEERVLPRKVPHWLF, from the coding sequence ATGGTTTTAAAAACCTCTCGCCGGATCCACGCCAACCGAACCTCGCAACCGCCAGCGTTTTTATACCCGCCGTCGCCTTCCACTCTTCCTCCCTCGGCCAGACGACATCAGCCACAATTCgcaggagccgccgccgccatgggcAACCTGGTGTCGGCGAGCGCGGGCGGCGGCAAGATCGTGCTGCCCGACGGGAGCGTCCGGGCTTTGGGCGGCGAGACCGTGTCCGTGGCCGAGCTCATGGTGGAGCACCCGCGCCACTTCGTGGTGGACGCGCGCCTCGCGGCGTCCGGCGGAGGGGCCAAGGTCGCCGCGCTGCCGGCCGACCACCTGCTGGACGGTGCCGGGGTGTACGTCGTGCTCCCGGCCACCCGGGGCAGGGTCTCCGCCGACGAGGCCCGGCGAGCGCTCACGACGTCGCGGCTGCTTGCGCGGTGCCGGTCGATGCCGGCCAGCGCACAGGAGCAGCGGGGCGAGGCGGCGCCGTTGCTGGGCGGGCTCGGTGACCAGCAGCCGGAGTTCCTGAGCCAGGAGCTGACGCGCAGCGGGCCATGGAAGCCCAGCTTGAAGACGATCGAAGAGCGCGTGCTGCCGAGGAAGGTGCCTCACTGGCTCTTCTGA
- the LOC109738391 gene encoding acetylserotonin O-methyltransferase 1 isoform X2 encodes MASHDQEEELTMSMSSDELLQAQLELYNHCFAFVKSMALAAATDLRIADAIHLRGGAATLSDLAAETGTHPTKLSHLRRLMRVLTTSGVFSADVKASGGDAVYKLTRVSRLLVGAGGEDSRRRDLSPMVGVFVNPVAVTALFSIREWFIDETSAASSLFEVAHGCTRWEMIAKDAGDDRVFNAGMVADSCLSMEILLRECSGVFGSVGSSLVDVGGAHGTAAAAVAKAFPHVKCSVLDLPLVVAGAPAVDNLTFIAGDMFEYIPPADTVLLKWILHDWPDEDCIKILRQCKKAIPTRDAGGKVIIMDMVVGSAVPQQGTVSKEAEVLFDVFMMYIDGIQREEHEWSKVFFEAGFSDYKITPA; translated from the exons ATGGCGTCGCACGACCAAGAAGAGGAACTCACCATGTCCATGAGCAGCGACGAGTTGCTCCAAGCTCAGCTCGAGCTCTACAACCACTGCTTCGCCTTCGTCAAGTCCATGGCGCTCGCGGCTGCCACCGACCTGCGCATCGCCGACGCCATCCACCTCAGGGGCGGCGCTGCCACCTTGTCTGATCTTGCGGCCGAGACAGGGACCCACCCGACGAAGCTCTCCCACCTCCGGCGGCTCATGCGCGTGCTCACCACCTCTGGCGTCTTCTCCGCCGACGTCAAGGCTAGCGGCGGCGACGCCGTGTACAAGCTCACCCGGGTCTCTCGCCTCCTCGTGGGAGCTGGGGGCGAGGACTCGCGCCGCCGTGACCTGTCCCCGATGGTGGGCGTGTTTGTCAACCCGGTCGCCGTCACCGCTCTCTTCAGCATACGCGAGTGGTTCATCGACGAGACGAGCGCCGCCTCGTCGCTCTTCGAGGTGGCGCACGGCTGTACTCGGTGGGAGATGATAGCAAAGGACGCAGGCGACGACCGCGTGTTCAACGCCGGCATGGTAGCGGACAGCTGCCTCAGCATGGAGATCCTACTAAGAGAGTGCAGCGGCGTCTTTGGGTCCGTGGGCAGCTCACTGGTCGACGTCGGCGGCGCCCATGGCACCGCTGCCGCGGCGGTCGCCAAGGCGTTCCCGCACGTCAAGTGCAGCGTACTGGACCTCCCTCTCGTCGTCGCCGGGGCTCCTGCCGTTGACAATTTAACCTTCATCGCCGGCGACATGTTTGAGTACATCCCGCCGGCGGACACGGTTCTACTCAAG TGGATTTTGCATGATTGGCCGGACGAAGATTGCATCAAGATACTCCGCCAGTGCAAGAAAGCCATCCCAACAAGGGACGCCGGAGGGAAAGTGATAATCATGGATATGGTGGTCGGATCTGCGGTGCCGCAGCAGGGAACCGTGTCAAAGGAGGCGGAAGTTTTGTTCGATGTCTTCATGATGTACATCGACGGGATCCAGCGAGAGGAGCATGAGTGGAGCAAGGTTTTCTTTGAAGCTGGGTTCAGTGACTACAAGATTACACCG GCATGA
- the LOC109738391 gene encoding acetylserotonin O-methyltransferase 1 isoform X1, which produces MASHDQEEELTMSMSSDELLQAQLELYNHCFAFVKSMALAAATDLRIADAIHLRGGAATLSDLAAETGTHPTKLSHLRRLMRVLTTSGVFSADVKASGGDAVYKLTRVSRLLVGAGGEDSRRRDLSPMVGVFVNPVAVTALFSIREWFIDETSAASSLFEVAHGCTRWEMIAKDAGDDRVFNAGMVADSCLSMEILLRECSGVFGSVGSSLVDVGGAHGTAAAAVAKAFPHVKCSVLDLPLVVAGAPAVDNLTFIAGDMFEYIPPADTVLLKWILHDWPDEDCIKILRQCKKAIPTRDAGGKVIIMDMVVGSAVPQQGTVSKEAEVLFDVFMMYIDGIQREEHEWSKVFFEAGFSDYKITPVTGIRSIIEVYP; this is translated from the exons ATGGCGTCGCACGACCAAGAAGAGGAACTCACCATGTCCATGAGCAGCGACGAGTTGCTCCAAGCTCAGCTCGAGCTCTACAACCACTGCTTCGCCTTCGTCAAGTCCATGGCGCTCGCGGCTGCCACCGACCTGCGCATCGCCGACGCCATCCACCTCAGGGGCGGCGCTGCCACCTTGTCTGATCTTGCGGCCGAGACAGGGACCCACCCGACGAAGCTCTCCCACCTCCGGCGGCTCATGCGCGTGCTCACCACCTCTGGCGTCTTCTCCGCCGACGTCAAGGCTAGCGGCGGCGACGCCGTGTACAAGCTCACCCGGGTCTCTCGCCTCCTCGTGGGAGCTGGGGGCGAGGACTCGCGCCGCCGTGACCTGTCCCCGATGGTGGGCGTGTTTGTCAACCCGGTCGCCGTCACCGCTCTCTTCAGCATACGCGAGTGGTTCATCGACGAGACGAGCGCCGCCTCGTCGCTCTTCGAGGTGGCGCACGGCTGTACTCGGTGGGAGATGATAGCAAAGGACGCAGGCGACGACCGCGTGTTCAACGCCGGCATGGTAGCGGACAGCTGCCTCAGCATGGAGATCCTACTAAGAGAGTGCAGCGGCGTCTTTGGGTCCGTGGGCAGCTCACTGGTCGACGTCGGCGGCGCCCATGGCACCGCTGCCGCGGCGGTCGCCAAGGCGTTCCCGCACGTCAAGTGCAGCGTACTGGACCTCCCTCTCGTCGTCGCCGGGGCTCCTGCCGTTGACAATTTAACCTTCATCGCCGGCGACATGTTTGAGTACATCCCGCCGGCGGACACGGTTCTACTCAAG TGGATTTTGCATGATTGGCCGGACGAAGATTGCATCAAGATACTCCGCCAGTGCAAGAAAGCCATCCCAACAAGGGACGCCGGAGGGAAAGTGATAATCATGGATATGGTGGTCGGATCTGCGGTGCCGCAGCAGGGAACCGTGTCAAAGGAGGCGGAAGTTTTGTTCGATGTCTTCATGATGTACATCGACGGGATCCAGCGAGAGGAGCATGAGTGGAGCAAGGTTTTCTTTGAAGCTGGGTTCAGTGACTACAAGATTACACCGGTGACGGGAATTCGCTCAATTATTGAAGTCTACCCTTAA